The Algiphilus sp. DNA window GATGCCCCAGCCCGGTTGGCTCCACCAGCAACCGATGCGGGCGCGCCTCGCGCAGCAGGCGATTGAGCTCCACACCCAGCGCCACCGCCGCGGTGCACCCCATGCAGCCACCGGCCACCTCGCGCAGGTAGACACCCTCTCGCGCGAGTCGGGCGCCGTCGACGCCGGTCTTGCTGAACTCGTTCACCAATACCGCCCAGCGCTCATCCGGAGGCCGCTGCTCCAGCAGATGGTCGATGAGCGTGGTCTTGCCCGCGCCCAGCAGGCCGGTCACGAGGGTGACGGGAATATCCTTCAGCACTTCGGTCATCGCGTTGGGGCTCGGGTTGCGAATGGCGGGGCCGCCGATCCGGTATCGGCGATATCCTCACCACCTATTGTCGCCTACAGTTCCGAATGGACCCGCATCGCAACGCCGCGCTGTCTGCCAGCACCGAGCTGACGACCCCGCGCGGGCGCTTCGCCCTGCGCACCCGCGGTCCGGAATCGGGCCGCCCGGTGGTGCTGCTGCACGGCTGGCCCGAATCCTCGTACTGCTGGCAGCCGCTGGCGCAGCATCTGCCGGCCGACTGGCGCCTGATCGCCCCGGACCTGCGCGGCCTCGGCGACAGCGAGCGCACCCCCGGCCGGGCGCCCTACGTCAAGGACGCGCTGGCGGCGGATGTCTGGTCCATCCTCCACGCACTGGGCATCAACCGCTGCGAGCTGGTCGGCCATGACTGGGGCGGTGTCGTTGCCCAGGAAATGGCCCTGGCCCAGCCGGAGCGCGTGGCGCATCTCGCCATCGCCAACATCTTCGTCATCAACAACGTCGCCACCAACCAGCGCCTGGCCGCCGGCGGCATGAGCCGCCATCAGTGGTACCAGTACTTCCTGATGACTCCACTGCCCGAGGCGCTGATCCCGGGCCGCGAGCGCGAATGGCTGCAGGTCTTCCTGCGCAACCGGAACGGCGAAGCGCTGCCACCCGACGCGGTAGACGAATACGTGCGCTGCCACGCCATCGACGGCACGCCCGCCAGCGCCGCCAACCTCTACCGAACGCTCACCGAGGACGCAAAACGCTGGTCCACACTGACCGACCACCGCTTCGAAATGCCCGCCACCCTGCTCTACGGCCGGCACGACCCGGTCATCACCCCGGCCTACTACGAAGGCATGGAAGACTGCTTCAAGCAGATCGAGCGCATCGACCTGGA harbors:
- a CDS encoding alpha/beta hydrolase, coding for MDPHRNAALSASTELTTPRGRFALRTRGPESGRPVVLLHGWPESSYCWQPLAQHLPADWRLIAPDLRGLGDSERTPGRAPYVKDALAADVWSILHALGINRCELVGHDWGGVVAQEMALAQPERVAHLAIANIFVINNVATNQRLAAGGMSRHQWYQYFLMTPLPEALIPGREREWLQVFLRNRNGEALPPDAVDEYVRCHAIDGTPASAANLYRTLTEDAKRWSTLTDHRFEMPATLLYGRHDPVITPAYYEGMEDCFKQIERIDLEAAHFVQEEQPGDSAEALVRRMG